Within the Marixanthomonas sp. SCSIO 43207 genome, the region AACCGATTCTAAAATAGTGTCATGATCCATTGGACGCACGGTACGAAGATCAATTATTTCACATTCTATTCCTTCTTCGGCTAAATCTTCTGCTGCTTTGTAAGCTGCTTTTATAATTTTTCCGAAAGAAACAATTGTTACATCTGCTCCTTTTCGTTTTACTTCAGCAACGCCAAGTGGGATTAAGTATTCTCCTTCTGGCACCTCGCCTTTATCACCATACATTTGCTCACTTTCCATAAAAATCACTGGATCGTCATCACGAATGGCACTTTTCAACAATCCTTTTGCATCTTTTGGATTACTAGGCACCACAACTTTAAGTCCTGGGCAGTTAGCGTACCAACTTTCAAAAGCTTGTGAATGTGTTGCCGCTAATTGTCCAGCTGAAGCAGTAGGTCCTCTAAAAACAATAGGAATATTGAATTGCCCACCACTCATCTGGCGCATTTTTGCTGCATTATTGATTATTTGATCAATTCCTACTAACGAGAAATTA harbors:
- a CDS encoding pyruvate dehydrogenase complex E1 component subunit beta, which codes for MKTLQFREAIAEAMSEEMRRDDTIYLMGEEVAEYNGAYKASKGMLDEFGAKRIIDTPISELGFSGIGIGSAMNGNRPIIEFMTFNFSLVGIDQIINNAAKMRQMSGGQFNIPIVFRGPTASAGQLAATHSQAFESWYANCPGLKVVVPSNPKDAKGLLKSAIRDDDPVIFMESEQMYGDKGEVPEGEYLIPLGVAEVKRKGADVTIVSFGKIIKAAYKAAEDLAEEGIECEIIDLRTVRPMDHDTILESVKKTNRLVILEEAWPFGNVATEITYQVQSQAFDYLDAPIVKINTGDTPAPYSPELLKEWLPGPSDVVKAVKKVLYK